The candidate division KSB1 bacterium sequence TTGCCGGCATGATGGCGGCTGTGGGCGCAGCGCACTTCCACCGCGGGGTGGTGCAGCAAAAGACGCAGCAATTCGCCGCCGGTGTAGCCGCTCGCGCCGGCGATGCCAACTTTAACCTTGCCCATTCTTGCGGTTCACCTTGTAATATGTGGTGTAGGGATTGGCCAGCATTTTGGCGAAGCCCCGGGCATCTTCGCCGGTCCAGAAATGATGCGCTTCGTTGTAGGCCGAGTATTCCGGCGAAAGCAGATCATGCGCCGAGCTGATGCCGAGAATCTGAAAACGATAGGGTGCCAAAAACACGGAAACCGTGCCGCTGACGTTTTGTTGCGAATCGGCCAGAAAGCGCTCGATGTTGCGCATCACCGGATCGAGGAAATGGCCTTCATGCAGCATGGTGCCATACCACCCGGCCAACTGGTCTTTCCAGTAAAGCTGCCACTTGGTGAGCACGTGTCGCTCCAGGGCATGATGCGCCTTGATGATCACCAGCGGCGCGGCGGCTTCGAATCCCAGGCGGTCTTTGATGCCGATGGCCGAGTCATCCACGTAAATGTCGCGGCCAATGGCATAGGGTCCGGCGATTTTTTCGAGTTGCTGAATGGCCTGCACGGGATCGTCATACCGGCAGTCGTTGATGCCGGCCAGTTCGCCCTGCTGAAAATGCAGTTCGAGGGTTTGCGGCGTGGGGTTGGTGAACCGCGTGGGGAAGGCCTCTTCCGGCAGCCACTCGGAGGAGGTGTAAATTTCCGGCCCGCTGATGGTGGTGCCCCACAGCCCCTTGTTGACCGAGTATTGCAACCGCGCCCAGTCAAAATCGGGCTGGTGTTTTTTCAAATACTCGATCTCGGCATTGCGTGACACGTGCTGATCGCGAATGGGCGCCAGAATGGCGGCCTCGGGCAGGAGTGTGCCGAACGCGATGTCGAAGCGCACCTGATCGTTATCCAGGCCGGTGCTGCCGTGCGCCACGCTGCCGGCCTTGACGGCGCGGGCATATTGCGCCAGCGCGGTGGCCTGAAACACGCGCTCGGCGCTGGCCGAAAGCGGATAGGTGTTGTTCCGCAGCACATTGCCGAAGATGAGATACTTGATGCATTTCTGGTAGTAGTTCTGCGTTTCATCCAGCACGACATGCTGCTTGACGCCCAGCCGCCGTGCCATGCTTGCGATCTCCGCCAGCTCGGCGGCGGAAAAGCCGCCGGTGTTGACCACCACGGAATGCACCTCCAGGCCGAGTTCCGCCGACAAGTATTTGGCGCAATAGCAGGTGTCCAGACCGCCGCTGAAGGCGAGCACCACCACGCGGTTTTCCCGCTTTCTGATGCCCGCCAGACGGCTCTCCTGCGGGTCGAAGAGCAGGCCGGTGCACAGGCAGTACTTGCGATTGTTGCGGGTGAGGATGTCGTAGTTGCGGCAGGTTTGGCAGCCCTCCCAAAACTCGCGGTCGGTGGTCAATTCGGAAAACGGCACCGGCTTGAAGCCCAGCTCGGTGTTCATCTTCATCACCGCGTGGCTGGTGGTGATGGAGAAGATTTTGGCATTGGGATAACGTTTGCGCGACAGTTCGAAGATGGCGTGTTTGATGCGCCGGCCCAGGCCCGAGTTGCGGTACTCCGGATCGACGATCAAGCCGGAGTTGGCGACATACTTGCCGTGCGTCCACGTTTCGATGTAGCTGAAGCCGATCAGCTTGCCACTGGAGTGAAAGGCGAGCACGGCCTTGCCCTCGCGCAGCTTTTGCGCCAGGTATTCCGGCGGCCGCTTGGCGATGCCGATGCCGCGCGCCCGCGCACTCTCCTCCAGCATGTGACTGATTTGTTCGGCATAGGGCAGGTGGACTTCACTGGCGATTTCAAGGTGAAAAGGCTCCCGGGGATCAGGGGAATCATGAGACATAACGGCAGTTCTTCCTCGGACACGAACAGAGGTTTGGGAATGCACCAGCCCGCACCGGCGGCCGGCAGGAGACGGCGGAGGTGTCAGCGCTGGCAGACAAAATTGCCGTAATGTAGAACCTGCAGCTTGATATGCAAGAAAACTTTTGCCTCCACGGCAATGTGTGGCATGGCGCACAGGCATTCCCGCCTGCCGACAGGATCTCTGCGCAACCTTCCCCCACGTGACCGAGGCATTACCATCCGCAAGATTTGCAGATTGCCCGTAATTGGCAGGAAGAAAAGGACAGAAAGGAATTCGCGATGAAAAGGGATTCTCGCAGGCGCAGGCAGGCACTCCACCTCGCCCTCCTGGCTGGCATGGGGAGCGTTCTTCTGAGCTGCACACTTCCGACGAAGGAGGAGCCCTCGCCGGCGGTGATTGAAGGCAGGATCGTCGAGCAGGGCAGCGAGGAACCCATCAGCAATGCGCTGATCGAGGTGCCGGACTATCTCGCGAGCACCCGCAGTGATGTCAACGGCAACTTTTCCCTCACCATAGCCCTGCCCGACACCACTTCCCGGCTGATCACGTTGGTGATTTCACGGGAAGGCTACCGGACCGATTCCCTCCGCTCTCTCATCATCAAGAACGACAAAGTTCTTTCCCTCGGCAGCCATCGGCTCAGCCGCGAACGGGCGATCAGTTCCGGGCCCGCCTCCAATGTGGTCCTGGTGGCGGTTGAAACCAACACCATCTATGTAAAGGGATCAGGCGGGAATGAAACCGCGGATCTGACTTTCGAGGTGAGAGACGCCAGCGGCACGCCGGTTGATCTCAAACATCGCGTCACGCTCAATTTCTCCATTCGCGGCGGACCGGGCGGCGGCGAATTTCTCAATCCCACCTCCGCAGAGACCGATAGTGCGGGCCGCGCGATTGTCACGGTCAACAGCGGGACTCTGGCCGGCGCGCTGCAAATCGTCGCCTCGATTGCGGGGCAGAACCTGTTCTCCGCGCCCATTCCCATCGCCATTCACGGCGGTTTGCCGGATGCGGCGCATTTCTCGGTGGTGCCCAACCGCCTTAATTTTGCTGGTTACAACCTCTACGGCCTCACCAATGTGGTGACCGCGTTCGTGGGCGACAAGTATTCCAATCCCGTGCCGCCCGGCACCAGCGTGTACTTTCGCAGCACCGGCGGCCTCATCGGCGGCTCGGCCGTGACGGATGAGATGGGCCGTGCCACCGTGACCCTGCTCTCCGCCAGCCCGCAACCGCAGGGCATTCCCGGTGCAGCCTTTCCCTTCAGCGAACGCGGTTTTGCACGCATTGAAGCTCAAACGGTGGACGCCAACGACCAGACGATTTCCACTTCCACCGTGGTGTTGTTCTCCGGCCGCACGCAGGTCGATCTCTCCCCGCGCACCTTCCGCCTGGAGCCGCAGGGCGTGCAGCTTTTCAACTACACCGTGAGCGACCAGAATCTCAATCCCCTGGTGGCCGGCACCACGATCAAGGTGGGCACCGATATTGGCAAGGTGACCGGGATTACCGAATTCACGCTGGAAGACACGCAATCGCGCGCCTACACCAACTTTTCGTTCGTGCTCACCAACTCCCAGCCCGACAGTTTTCTGGTGAAAACCGCCACCCTCACCATCGAGGTCAACAGCCCAAATGGCAACGCGAAACTGACGGCCACCGGCGAGATGCTGCCGATCGTGCGCTGAGGCTCAAAACAAGCCGCTGATGGTGCCGTGCTCGTCGACATCCATGTTCATGGCGGCGGGCACCGGCGGCAGGCCGGGCATGAGCATCATGTCGCCGCAAATCATCACCAAAAAGCCGGCGCCCGCCGAAAGCTGGGCATCGGTGACGGTGAGTGTCCAGCCGCGCGGCACGCCCAGCGCACGGGGATTGTCGGAGAGCGAGGCCTGGGTTTTGGCCATGCAAATGGGCAGCCTGCCGTAGCCGTGTGCCTCGAAGATTTCAATCTTCTTCTGCGCCTTCTTTTCAAAGTAGACGCCCTCCGCTCCGTACATCTCCATCGCGATCCGGCGCACTTTCTCTGCCACCGGCTGGTCGAGGTGGTAGAGAAAGCGCGGCTGGAGAGGACGACCGGCCTCCGCCTGCGCCACCACCCGCTCGGCCAGCGCCATCACGCCCTCCCCGCCCTTCAGAAAAGCCTCGTGGGTCGCGCATTCGGTTTCCAGGCGCTGGCAGAGATCGAAAATGGCGTTGATCTCCGCCGGCGTGTCGTGGGGGAATTTGTTGATCGCAACGATCACCGGCACGCCAAACTTGCGCAGGTTGCGAATGTGCACTTCGAGATTGGCCAGACCCTGCTGAAACGCCGCGGGGTTCTCCCGGCACAATTCCTCCCCCTTGTCGGGCACGCCGCCGTGCAGTTTGATGGCGCGGCAGGTGGCGACAATGACCACCGCCGAGGGCCACAGGCTGGATTGCCGGCAGACGATGTCGAAAAACTTCTCGCCACCCAAATCCGCACCGAAACCGCATTCCGTCACCACGTAATCCGCCAGCTTGAGGGCGATCCGGTCGGCGATCACGCTGTTGGTGCCGTGCGCGATGTTGGCAAACGGCCCGGCGTGCACCAGCGCCGGCGTGTGCTCGATGGTCTGCACCAGATTGGGCATGATGGCATCGTTGAGGATGACAGCCATGGCTTTTTCCGCCTGCAACTCGCGGGCGCGCACGATCTCGCCCTTCAGGTTGTAACCCACCACGATTTCACCCAAACGTATCTTCAAATCCGGGCGGGAGCCGGCGAGCGCGAGAATCGCCATCACTTCCGAGGCCGCGGTGATGACGAAACCCGATTCCCGCGGAATGCCGTTGACACGGCCGCCCAGTCCCGCCACGATGTGGCGCAGCGCGCGATCGTTCATGTCCAGCGCGCGGGGCCACACGATGTTGGTGACATCGATGCCCAACGCGTTGCCCTTGTGCAGGTGATTGTCCAGCATCGCCGCCAGCAGATTGTGGGCGGCGGTGACCGCGTGGATGTCACCGTTGAAATGCAGGTTGATCAGCTCCATCGGGATCACCTGCGAATAACCGCCGCCGGTGGCTCCGCCCTTGATGCCAAACACCGGCCCAAGGGAAGGTTCGCGCAGGCAAATGATGCCTTTTTTACCGAGACGCGCCAGTGCCTGGCCCAGGCCCACCGTGGTGAGGGTCTTGCCCTCGCCGTGACGGGTGGGCGTCATCGCCGTCACCAGAATCAGCTTGCCGTCCGGACGGCTGGAAAACTTTTGCAGGGTTTCCAGACGAATCTTGCCGGTGTACTTGCCATAGAATTCAAAATCATCGTCGGAAATGCCGAGTTGCTCCATGATGTTGCGAATGGGATTCAACGTGGCACGCTGCGCGATCTCAATGTTGGAGAGCATGCTTCTTCCTCGCAGTCTGCACAATGACACCGCCCTGCCGTCAAATGGCGCCCGGGGACGGCCGGGCCGGTGCATCACATTCCTGAAGGTCTCACTCGAAATGTCAAGAACCCCGGGGAGGGTTCATCGCGCGGATATGCTGGCGCCGGCAGGACAATGGCGCGGCCGGGCTTGCCAGGACGCCTCAATCCTGCGCCGACTCCGGTTCGGAAACGTGATACTGCCGCAGCAGATCAGCAAACGCGACGCGGCCGCCCTGCTGCGCCCGCTGCACCAGCTCCTGCAGGCGCTGCTCATACGTGGGTAATTGCTTTTGATAGATCACCCCCAGCGAAATTTTGCCCGTCTCATTGCTCACCTGCCAGGCCTGATCGAGCGAGCCGGGATCGTAATCCGCGGGCAGGTCCACCGCCAGTTCGCGAATGATGTCGAATTGCTCGCGGCCGACGAACGTGACGCACGGACTGAGCAACTGAATGAAGGCAAAGCCGGGATGCTGGATGCCGCGCACAATGAGATCGACGCATTGCTCGACATTGGCGGAAAAGCCGCGGGCAATGAAGGTGGCTTCATAACTGAGCGCGAGCTTGACGGGATTGAGCGGCGCTTCGATGATGCCGTAGGGCATGGATTTGGTTTCCTGATCAAAGCCGGTGGTGGGCGAAGTCTGCCCTTTGGTCATGCCATAGATGCCGTTGTCCATCATGATGTAGGTGAGGTCGACATTGCGGCGCGCAATGTGTGGCAGATGTCCGCCGCCGATGCTCAGGCCGTCGCCGTCGCCGCCCACCGCGATCACGGTGGTGGCAGGCCGCGCCAGCTTCACACCTTGCGCCACCGGCAGCACCCGGCCGTGAATGCTGTTGAAGCCGTAGGTCTTGACATATCCCGGCAGCCGGCTGGAGCAGCCAATGCCGGAGATAATGGCGACTTCTTCCAGGGGCAATTGCAACCGCGCCAGCGCTTGATAGACGGCGTTCAATACGCCAAAATCGCCACAGCCCGGACACCAGACCGGCTTTACATCGCTGCGATAGTCTGTTGCAGTGTAGTTTCCCATAGGGCATCGACCTCTTTGATGGCCTCGATGATTTCCTGCACGGTAAAAAGCGTCGCGCCCAGATGCTGGTGCACGCGCGTGTTGTGCGGCAGGTTGAGTTGACTCTTCAGATAGTTGTAAAACTGGCGGTCCGCCATCTCCACGATCAGCAGCCCCTCCAGCGGGGTCAGGAAGTCCTGCAATGGCGTCACCGGCAGGGGCGCGAGTTGGCGCAAAACCATCGCGGCGACCTTTCGGCCCTCCCGTTGCAGCCGCGCCACCGCTTCCTGCACCACGCCTTTGGTCGATCCCCAGGCCAGAATGCCAATCTCGGGATCCTGATCGCCGCAGCGCCACAACAGGCCAGGCTCCTGTTTGCGGATGGTCTCGCTCTTCAACGCGCGTTTGCGCGTCATCTTCTCATCCAGCTCGGCATTGGAGGTGGGACGGCCGGTCTCATCGTGTTCGATACCGGCAGCGGTGTACATGCCGTTTTTGATGCCGGGTGCAGAGATCGGTGACACCCCGGAGTCCGTGAATTTGAAGCGTTGATAATGCTGCAGCTCCTCTGCGGTCGGCAAAGTTCGGGTGATGACCTTGGGTTGAAGCGCGGCGAAATCGACCTGCGGGATGACTTCCAGGCGCTGCCCCAGGAATTGGTCGGTGAGCAGCAACACCGGCAGTTGATATTTCTCGGCGAGATAGAAGGCGTGCACCGCGAGGGTGATGGCATCGGCGGCGTCGGTGGGTGCCAGCACCACGCGCGGCAGATTGCCATGGCCGCCGAAAACCGCGTGGTACAAATCTGCCTGGGTGGTTTTGGTGGGAATGCCGGTGCTCGGGCCGGCGCGCTGCACATCCACCACCACCAGCGGCAGCTCCGCCATTGCTGCCAGACCGATGGCTTCCGTCATGAGAGACAGGCCCGGGCCGGAGGTGGCCGTCATGGCTTTGACGCCCGCGAAAGAGGCGCCGATCGCCATGGTAACTGCCGCGATCTCGTCTTCCGTTTGAACGAAAACCCGGTCAAAGCGCGGCAGCTCGCGCGCCATCCATTCCATGATCTCGCTGGCCGGGGTGATGGGATAGCCGGCGAAAAACTTGACGCCGGCAAACAGCGAACCCAGGGCCACGGCATCGTTGCCGGTGAGTACGAGTTTGGCTTCGTGGTTGCTGACGGTCCAGTTATAACGCCGCCGGGTGGTCTCCGCCTGTGCCAGCATCACACCGGCCTGAAAGGCCGAGAAATTGCTCTGCTGCACCGCCCCGCCTTTTTTGGCAAAACGTGTCCGTATCGCCTCCGCGAAGCCATGCTGCGGCAAATCAAACCAGCCGGCGAGAAAACCCAACGCCACGAGGTTCTTCGCCTGCGCCCCACCGGTGATCTGCTTGGACGTGGCGGCAAACGGCACGGCCACAAAGCGCACTTTGTCCGGCACTTTCAGATTCGGCGGAGGCGCGTCCTCGCTGTCATGCATAATGATCCCGCGTGCACCCAGCCTCACCTCGCCGGCAAAACGATGAAAATTGCTCCAGCTCAACACCACCATCGCATCCAGGGCATCACCCTGGCAGAGCACCGGCGTCTTTCGCAAACGGATTTGCGCCAGGCTTTCGCCGCCGCGAATTTGCGGTCCATAGCTTTTGACCATCATGCTGTACAGACCGTCCCGCGCCGTGGCATGAATGAGTATCTCGCCGGCGCTCACCACACCCTCACCGCCGCTGCCGACGATTGCGAAGGTCGAATCTTCCTCGTGCATTCGGTTGTGCCTCCATTGTTGTGTGTTTTCGGCTTGCGCGGTTTGCCCCACCCCATGCCCAAAAGGGCGGCCCGGCTTCGGGAGCGGGTTCGACAACAATTATACCATCCCGGCTGCCACCAAATGATCGACAACTTTGGGCACTTTTCAATGATTTAGAGCCAAAAGACTTCCCCCCGCACGGGCAATTTTTCCAAAAATGAGAAAAGGAGGGGCGGGAATTCTCAAGAATTCTAAAGCGCGCCGGTCACAGATTGCGAACTTTCAAGCGCATGCTCTTGCAGCGTAATCCCTCAATAAAGTGTGAAGTAACGCAGACCTCCCTGTCTGCAGACAAGAGGTCGGCGCTACGTCCACACGTAACTGAGGCATTACCGTGCAGCCGCCTCGCTGCTGCGGCGCAATCCGCTGCGCAAGCAACGCCGGTTGGATCGCGACGCCCGACCATCCAAGGGGTGGGGCAGAAAAAATTCTGCAGGCAAGCGTGCGGTCAACTCCGGCAGGAGTGAACTGTTTTGAGTGATGCAGTGCCTCGCATTTCCAAAAACAGGGCAACGGTCAGAACCGCCCCCGGCTCACCGGTTGAATTCCGCCAACTCACGCTCGAATCTCGCTTCATAGCTGTCATCAACTGGTGCGGCCTTGGCTGCCGGTGGCGTGGCCGCGAGAGGCTGCACGTGGCGCAGATAACGCCACAGAATCCAGCCACCCAGCGGCAGGGCGATAATCGGCAAAATCCAAACCATCAGGTTGAAGCCGGTGGCTGCGGGCGTGGCCAGAATGCGCTCGCCATAGACGGCCACGAATCCCGCGATGATTTGCTGTTCTGTCTGGCCGCGCTGCAGCGCCATGCGGATTTGCGCCTGAATCTGATCAGCCGCTTCTGATTGATGCACATCCGCGGTTTGCGACCAGCAGCATGGTGCCATGAGTTTGCCGGCGATTTGCCTGACCTCCGCGTCAGCAACCGTGCGCAGCGAATCACCGGCCGGCAGCGCCGGTGCGGCGTTCCCCTGCGAACCTGCCAGCATCACAGCAACGACAGCGCAATACAGTAAAAGCAGCGGACGATTTGCTCTCAGCCACATGATTACTCCTCGACAGTTTGTCTCAACCGGCCTTGCCGCACGGGTGAAGGGCGGTATGAGAAAAAAGTTTGATGCATGTTCCGGCACGGCCTGGCTGCAACTTGAATACTTCCGCGGGGCACGACCACGCTTTGCTCCGCAGGATCGCAAGATAAAGCCACGGTTAAACGGTGCGAGACGATTATTTGAGAAGCACCTCCGGCTTCGTGTTCTTGCGTGTTTTGGCTCTGGGCTTGACCACCTCGCACAAGTTGGCGGCATGGTGCTGGAAACCTGTGCGACAAGAGCTTCCCTGCCCGTGTAATCTGCAGTAAACGATCGCTGTAATTCCAAATGCCGGTCCGGGATCGCAGCCTTTTGTGCAGGGAGGTGTTAGCACGGCACCCGACCCGCACTCAAGGGCCAAAGCGCCGCCGTCCTGGCGGCGTCACAACCCCGGCTGCACGGCAACGGATCAAATGTACTTTCTCATCCTGGCAAAGCTCTCCAGCTCGTCGCGAAACTTCGGGTGTGCAATCTCGATCATGGCGCGCACACGCTCGCGGATGCTGCGGCCGTGCAGATAGGCGATGCCGTGTTCCGTGACCACGTAGTGCACGTCACCGCGGCTGGTCACCACGCCGGCCCCCTCCTTGAGATGCGGGACGATGCGGGAGATCTGTCCGTTTTTGGCGGTCGAGGACAGCGCGATGATCGGCTTGCCGCCCCGGGAGCGTGCGGCACCGCGGGTGAAATCGACCTGGCCGCCGAAACCGGAATAGATGGTGTAGCCGATGCTGTCGGAGCATACCTGGCCGGTGAGATCCACTTCCAGTGCGGAGTTGATCGCGACCATGTTGTCGTTGCGCGCCACCACGAACGGGTCGTTGGTGTAGTCCACCTGGTGCAGCTCGAAGACCGGGTTGTTGTGACTGTAGTCATAAAGCCGCTCGCTGCCCAGCAGGAAGGTGGCGATCACCTTGCCGGGATGCAGGCTCTTGTAGGCATTGGTCACGATGCCGTCTTCAATCGCCTGCATCACGCCATCGGACACCATTTCGGTGTGAATGCCGAGATCCTTCTTGCCCTGCAACAGCGAGAGCACGGCATCCGGGATGCCGCCGATGCCGAGCTGCAGCGTGGCACGATCATCGATCAGGGTGGTGATGTGCTGCGCGATGCGCATCTCGACTTCGGTGAAGGGTTTGGGCTTGAGCGTGGGCAGCGGCTCGGAAACTTCGACAATTTTGCTCAGGCGGGAAACGTGCAGGAAGCAATCGCCCAGCACACGCGGCATCTTTTCATTCACCTGCGCGATCACCATTTTGGCCGATTCCGCCGCCGCTTTCGTGGCGATGGTCTCCACGCCCAGCGAGACAAAACCGTGCTCATCCGGCAGTGAGGTGTGAATGATGGCGACGTCCAGCTTGATCTGTCTGCGAAACAAATCGGGGATTTCGTAGAGGAAAATGGGGTAATAATCGGCGCGGCCCTCGTTGACCGCCTCGCGGTCCGCCGGCCCGACGAACAGGGATTTGCGCCGGAAATGACCCTGCATCTCCGGCCGGCTCAGGGGGTCCTCCCCCAGCATCAGCAAAGTAAAAACGTCGACGTTGTACAACTCATCCTTGCGCCGGGAAAGCGCCTGCACCAAAACATAGGGCGCGGCCGCGTTGCCCGAGGTGAAGATCTTGTCGCCGCTTTTTATGAGAGCAACCGCCTGCTCGGCTGTCGTGAGCTTGCTGCGATAGTCTTCCATCCATTTCATCGTCGCACAGTCTCCTTTCGCTTGAAACAGGGGTCAGCCTTGCGTGGTCAGCAAAACTTCCATGTCGGTATAGTCGCTCTTCGTCATCTCGGACACCCCCAGTTGCGTGCTGTGGCCGTTGTAGAGATAAATGCCCCGGCGCAACGGCGACAGGCTGCGCAGCGCGGCCTCCAGGCCGTCATTGGCCACCTCCAGCACCCAGGGCAGCACGGCATTGTTCAGGGCGTGGGAAGCGGTGCGCGCCACCGACGCCGGAATGTTGGGCACGCAATAGTGAATGACGCCGTGTTGCACAAAAGTCGGGGAGGAAAGCGTGGTGGGCCGGCTGGTGGCGACACACCCGCCCTGGTCAATCGAGACATCAATGATCACCGACCCGGGCTTCATCTTCTTGACCATCTCCTCGGTCACCAGGCTGGGCGGCCGGCGCCCGGGAATCAACACGGCACCGATCAGGACATCGGCAAGGCGGGCCCAGCGCTCCACCAGCAGCGGCGTGATCACCGTGGTCGCCACGCGCTTGTCCAGCAGGCGGTCGGCAGCGCGCAGCTTGTCGAGATTCTTGTCCATCACCAAAACCTGCGCCCCGAGCGCGGAAAAGGCGCGCGCCGCGTTGAAGCCCACCACGCCGGCG is a genomic window containing:
- a CDS encoding GNAT family N-acetyltransferase; amino-acid sequence: MSHDSPDPREPFHLEIASEVHLPYAEQISHMLEESARARGIGIAKRPPEYLAQKLREGKAVLAFHSSGKLIGFSYIETWTHGKYVANSGLIVDPEYRNSGLGRRIKHAIFELSRKRYPNAKIFSITTSHAVMKMNTELGFKPVPFSELTTDREFWEGCQTCRNYDILTRNNRKYCLCTGLLFDPQESRLAGIRKRENRVVVLAFSGGLDTCYCAKYLSAELGLEVHSVVVNTGGFSAAELAEIASMARRLGVKQHVVLDETQNYYQKCIKYLIFGNVLRNNTYPLSASAERVFQATALAQYARAVKAGSVAHGSTGLDNDQVRFDIAFGTLLPEAAILAPIRDQHVSRNAEIEYLKKHQPDFDWARLQYSVNKGLWGTTISGPEIYTSSEWLPEEAFPTRFTNPTPQTLELHFQQGELAGINDCRYDDPVQAIQQLEKIAGPYAIGRDIYVDDSAIGIKDRLGFEAAAPLVIIKAHHALERHVLTKWQLYWKDQLAGWYGTMLHEGHFLDPVMRNIERFLADSQQNVSGTVSVFLAPYRFQILGISSAHDLLSPEYSAYNEAHHFWTGEDARGFAKMLANPYTTYYKVNRKNGQG
- a CDS encoding formate--tetrahydrofolate ligase, with product MLSNIEIAQRATLNPIRNIMEQLGISDDDFEFYGKYTGKIRLETLQKFSSRPDGKLILVTAMTPTRHGEGKTLTTVGLGQALARLGKKGIICLREPSLGPVFGIKGGATGGGYSQVIPMELINLHFNGDIHAVTAAHNLLAAMLDNHLHKGNALGIDVTNIVWPRALDMNDRALRHIVAGLGGRVNGIPRESGFVITAASEVMAILALAGSRPDLKIRLGEIVVGYNLKGEIVRARELQAEKAMAVILNDAIMPNLVQTIEHTPALVHAGPFANIAHGTNSVIADRIALKLADYVVTECGFGADLGGEKFFDIVCRQSSLWPSAVVIVATCRAIKLHGGVPDKGEELCRENPAAFQQGLANLEVHIRNLRKFGVPVIVAINKFPHDTPAEINAIFDLCQRLETECATHEAFLKGGEGVMALAERVVAQAEAGRPLQPRFLYHLDQPVAEKVRRIAMEMYGAEGVYFEKKAQKKIEIFEAHGYGRLPICMAKTQASLSDNPRALGVPRGWTLTVTDAQLSAGAGFLVMICGDMMLMPGLPPVPAAMNMDVDEHGTISGLF
- a CDS encoding 2-oxoacid:ferredoxin oxidoreductase subunit beta; translated protein: MGNYTATDYRSDVKPVWCPGCGDFGVLNAVYQALARLQLPLEEVAIISGIGCSSRLPGYVKTYGFNSIHGRVLPVAQGVKLARPATTVIAVGGDGDGLSIGGGHLPHIARRNVDLTYIMMDNGIYGMTKGQTSPTTGFDQETKSMPYGIIEAPLNPVKLALSYEATFIARGFSANVEQCVDLIVRGIQHPGFAFIQLLSPCVTFVGREQFDIIRELAVDLPADYDPGSLDQAWQVSNETGKISLGVIYQKQLPTYEQRLQELVQRAQQGGRVAFADLLRQYHVSEPESAQD
- a CDS encoding 2-oxoacid:acceptor oxidoreductase subunit alpha, giving the protein MHEEDSTFAIVGSGGEGVVSAGEILIHATARDGLYSMMVKSYGPQIRGGESLAQIRLRKTPVLCQGDALDAMVVLSWSNFHRFAGEVRLGARGIIMHDSEDAPPPNLKVPDKVRFVAVPFAATSKQITGGAQAKNLVALGFLAGWFDLPQHGFAEAIRTRFAKKGGAVQQSNFSAFQAGVMLAQAETTRRRYNWTVSNHEAKLVLTGNDAVALGSLFAGVKFFAGYPITPASEIMEWMARELPRFDRVFVQTEDEIAAVTMAIGASFAGVKAMTATSGPGLSLMTEAIGLAAMAELPLVVVDVQRAGPSTGIPTKTTQADLYHAVFGGHGNLPRVVLAPTDAADAITLAVHAFYLAEKYQLPVLLLTDQFLGQRLEVIPQVDFAALQPKVITRTLPTAEELQHYQRFKFTDSGVSPISAPGIKNGMYTAAGIEHDETGRPTSNAELDEKMTRKRALKSETIRKQEPGLLWRCGDQDPEIGILAWGSTKGVVQEAVARLQREGRKVAAMVLRQLAPLPVTPLQDFLTPLEGLLIVEMADRQFYNYLKSQLNLPHNTRVHQHLGATLFTVQEIIEAIKEVDALWETTLQQTIAAM
- a CDS encoding cytochrome c-type biogenesis protein CcmH yields the protein MWLRANRPLLLLYCAVVAVMLAGSQGNAAPALPAGDSLRTVADAEVRQIAGKLMAPCCWSQTADVHQSEAADQIQAQIRMALQRGQTEQQIIAGFVAVYGERILATPAATGFNLMVWILPIIALPLGGWILWRYLRHVQPLAATPPAAKAAPVDDSYEARFERELAEFNR
- a CDS encoding 4-hydroxybutyrate CoA-transferase gives rise to the protein MEDYRSKLTTAEQAVALIKSGDKIFTSGNAAAPYVLVQALSRRKDELYNVDVFTLLMLGEDPLSRPEMQGHFRRKSLFVGPADREAVNEGRADYYPIFLYEIPDLFRRQIKLDVAIIHTSLPDEHGFVSLGVETIATKAAAESAKMVIAQVNEKMPRVLGDCFLHVSRLSKIVEVSEPLPTLKPKPFTEVEMRIAQHITTLIDDRATLQLGIGGIPDAVLSLLQGKKDLGIHTEMVSDGVMQAIEDGIVTNAYKSLHPGKVIATFLLGSERLYDYSHNNPVFELHQVDYTNDPFVVARNDNMVAINSALEVDLTGQVCSDSIGYTIYSGFGGQVDFTRGAARSRGGKPIIALSSTAKNGQISRIVPHLKEGAGVVTSRGDVHYVVTEHGIAYLHGRSIRERVRAMIEIAHPKFRDELESFARMRKYI
- a CDS encoding alanine dehydrogenase; this translates as MNIGIPKETSIEERRVGLTPVGVFALVQEGHVVHVEKDAGKTCGFTDQEFQQVGAQIVFSGEEVFRRSQLIVKVQPPTEEECRYLEAGKVIFSLLGIGITRASVLRTLLQKKVAAIGYEFIEQPDGNLPVLTAMSEIAGNLLPQIAGRLLESEYGGRGITLAGVSGVTPATVVILGAGVVGFNAARAFSALGAQVLVMDKNLDKLRAADRLLDKRVATTVITPLLVERWARLADVLIGAVLIPGRRPPSLVTEEMVKKMKPGSVIIDVSIDQGGCVATSRPTTLSSPTFVQHGVIHYCVPNIPASVARTASHALNNAVLPWVLEVANDGLEAALRSLSPLRRGIYLYNGHSTQLGVSEMTKSDYTDMEVLLTTQG